ATGCAGGATCGTGGGCGCGTTTCTCACATCACCGATGCTGCCCTACGCCACTGACAAAGCCCTGGAACGCGGGGGAGCCGGTCAGACCGCCCGGTTGCGCCGCCGCGCCAGTTCGTCCGTGGGGTTGTGGCCCACGAGGGTCTCCCCGGTGTCGACACGCTCCCCGTGCAACTGCGAGAGAGCGCTTTCTACATCTCGCCACACCACGCCGACGGCGATACCGAAAATGCCCTGCCCGCCCTGGAGCAGCGCGTGCACCTCATCGGGAGAAGTGCACTCGTAGACGGTCGCACCGTCGCTCATCAGCGTCAGGCGTTCCAGATCGTGGAGTTCACACGCCCGGAGATGCTGAACCGCCGTGCGGATGTTCTGCAGCGAGACGCCGGTGTCCAGAAAGCGCTTGACGATCTTCAGGACCACAACGTCCCGAAAACTGTAGAGCCGTTGCGTCCCCGACCCGTGCGCGGGCCGCACACTCGGCTCGACCAAACCGGTGCGTGCCCAGTAGTCCAACTGCCGGTAGGTGATGCCCGCCGCCGCGCACGCCGTGGGGCCGCGGTAGCCGATCTCCTCGGACGCCATGGATGTCGCCCCTCCGCTGCCTGCTACAGCCGTCGGCCGCCGCGGAACGTGATCGGCCGCGCTGCCGTGAAGCGGGTACGGGCCGCTCTCCCCCAGACCGCGTCCAGGGGCACCCCCAGCCGTACCGTCGCCGCTGCTTCTCACGCCGACCTCCGTCCTTGACCTGCCTTCTCGACGGTAGGCAGTCACCAGGGGTGCGTCAACGATCGCCACACTCGGCACGCCGAGTGATAATCACCCTAGGAGTGGTTTCCCGTACCCCACCGCGGGGAAAGGCTAGCCGAATGCGCTCCGTCAGGGCCGCACGACGCTCTCACACGCCGCTGGCAATTGCCATCATCCGTGACGCCTCCGGGCAAAAGGCAGGCCCCACCGACCACTGGGTCCGTGGGGCGGCCGAGCCTCGTCAGGCGACACCGGCGTGGCTCACTGGCTGTTGGTCCCGAAGTCCTCGGGGGAGATCTGGTCGAGGAACTCGCGGAACTTCTCCACCTCGTCCTCCTGCTCGTCCGGGATCGCGATCCCGGCGTCGTCGAGTACCCCGTCGCTGCCGTAGATCGGCGTACCGGTACGCAGCGCCAGCGCTATGGCGTCGGACGGACGGGCGCTCACTTCGACTCCGCTCGCGAACACCAACTCCGCGTAGAAAACACCCTCGCGCAGGTCCGTGATGCGCACTTCGGTGAGTTCCTGGCCGACGGCCTCCAGCACGTCCTTGAACAGGTCGTGGGTCAGCGGTCGTGCGGGGGCCATGCCCTGCTGGGCGAAGGCGATCGCCGTCGCCTCCCCCGGTCCGATCCAGATGGGAAGGTAGCGGTCGCCTCCCACTTCACGCAGGAGCACGATCGGTTGGTTGGAGGGCATTTCGACCCGGACACCTACGACATCGAGCTCGTTCACACAGCAACCCTAGGCCGTGCCCGGGACGTTTGGGTAGTCGGGCACGGAACGGGTGACCGATCCGCCCTCCGCCGACCCTCCCCGCTCAGGGCTGCCGCACTCCCAGAGCGATCCGCACCAGGGCCCCGTGCAGCTTCACCGTGAGCCCCGCCAGCTCCTTGCTACGGGCCTCCGCGAGCGCCCTGGTCTGCGGATTGCGGTGGCGCTTCAGTGGGGCCACGACCTGGTCGACCAGGCCGGCCTCACGGTCGGCGGCGGCCTTCATCACTCGCAGATGCCGCGGCTCGATCCCGAACCGCCCCAGCTCGGCGACGAGCGCGGCGACAGTGACCGACTCCGCGTCGTACGCGCCGTCGGGCAGTGGCGCGATCAGCCCGTACGACTGCCACTCCTCGAGTTCCTCGTCGCCGATCTCGGCGGCTGCGAGCAGCTCGGCGCGGCCGATCCTGACGGCGGTGGGCCCCCCGGGCTCCAGAACCGGCTCACCGTCCCGCTGCCGGCCGACGGTGGGGGGCGGGGCCACCTCCCCACGCTCCATGGCGTCCAGGTACTCCCTGATCACCTTGAGAGGCAGGTAGTGATCCCGCTGCATTCTCAGCACATGGCCGAGGCGCTCGACGTCCCTCGGACTGAACTTGCGGTACCCCGAGGGAGTCCGCTGCGGCTCGATGAGCCCCTCCGACTCCAGGAAACGAATCTTGGAGATGGTGACTTCGGGGAACTCGTCGCGCAGCGCGTTCAGCACTGTGCCGATGCTCATCAGCCCACTGTCCGCGGCGGCGGTACCGTGCCCGGCACCGCCGCTCGGTGTTTGAAGCATGGACCTTCCCTGAGGGTCTCCCCGGACTCGGTCCGGAGGAGGTCAGTAGCCCCGCTGGCTCGCGTAGAACACCAGCCGGTACTTGCCGATCTGCACCTCGTCACCGTTCGACAGGTCGACCTGGTCGATCCGCTCGCGGTTGACGTACGTGCCGTTGAGGCTGCCCACATCAGCGACCGTGAACATGCCGTCCTGGCCGCGGCGGAACTCCACATGCCGACGCGACACGGTCACGTCGTCCAGGAAGATGTCGCTCTGCGGGTGACGCCCGGCCGTGGTCAGCTCGCCGTCCAGGAGGAAGCGGCTGCCGGAGTTCGGGCCACGGCGCACCACCAGGAGCGCCGACCCGAGCGGCAGAGCGTCCACCGCGGCCTGCGCCTCGGGCGAGAGCATCGGCATCTGCGTCTGACCGGTGATCTCGGCGTCGTACGCCTCGATGCCGGAGATCGAGATCGTGGACGTCGTCTCCGACGGACGCTCGGGAGTGACCCCGGCCCGTAGCGGCGCGCCACAGTTGGAGCAGAAGCGGCTGTTCTCCGCGTTGCGGTTACCGCACCTCGTACACACCAGGGCCGACATCGACGGATCCTCCTGCCGCGGCTGCCCCGCCGGGGCATTGGACGCATACGGACCGGAGGAAAACTCTCCACCCGTACTTGAGGTTGACGGTTCCCCGAAACCTATGCGCCCGGACTGGGCAGGGTCAACAGACGGCGCGCCCTGACCTCCCGGAACGTCACCGCCCGGACCGCCGACCTGGTCCCGGAACAACGGACGCTGACCGTCCGCGTCGGGCTGTGCGCGATGGCGGGCGGTCGCGTTGTCGCTGTTGCCCTCTCGCGCGCTCTTGCCGAACAACTTCGCAAACAACTTCACGGGCGATTCCCCTTGACCGAAACAGACCCGCCCGTGGGGCAGGACGAACCCTGACTGCGCTTACCGGTCGACCCGGACATCCTCACAACGTCCGCCGCCACCTGACAGTTTCCACCACGCACCACCCATTCGGTGCGCCGACCCCCCGCAACCTCATGCCCTCCGCGGACAACCCCCATGCACCCCCGGTTCACTAGGAGGACGACCGAGCGTAGTCAGGCTGCTTCGCGGCTCGCAAGGCGTCCACGACGATCTTGCCCGCCCGCTCCACGGTAACGGTGGCCTGCTCCTTCTCCAGGGTCTGCACGACACCTCCGGGGATGTTGAGCGCCGGTTCGAGGTCCTGCGGCTTCCCGATGACCTTGAAACGATAGGGAGCGTCGATCTTGTTCCCGTCGACACTCACTCCCCCACCGTCCTCATCCGCCAGAAAGGTCCCCGCGACGACCCGTACACCGTTCACCTGGATCGCCTCGGCACCGGCGGCACGCAACTCCTGGATCGCGTCGAGCAGCATGTCGGCTTCGACCGTTCCCTTCGTGTCCTCGATGGTCAGCGTGATCCCGGGCCCCTGCGCGGCCACCGTGCCCGCGAGGATGCCCAGTTGCCGTTCCTTCTCAACCGTCTGCTTACGGGCCTCCTCAGCTTGGTCCGAGCTGTTCTCCAACTCGGTCCGCTGATCTTCGAGACCTTGCTTCTCGTCCTCAAGACGCTGCGTACGGTCATCCAGTTCATCGAGGATGCGCACGAGATCTTCCTGACGCGCTCCACGCAGCGCACCGTCGCTGTCACTGGTGGACGCGACCTGCACCGCAAGCCCGAATCCGAGCCCGAACAGCAAGAGGGCGACGATCAGTTGCGCCCTGGTCACCCGTGGCGGCCACAGCCCCTTCACCAGCCGCTGACGGCCGGTCAGAGACGGTGCGCTCTCCTCGTCGGCCGCCGCGTCCACAGTGTGCGCGTCCGGAGCGTCCGCAGGAGTGGCAGAGATCTCCTCGGGCAGTTCCTCGCGCAATCGCCTCTCGCCCGCC
This genomic interval from Streptomyces sp. B21-083 contains the following:
- a CDS encoding MerR family transcriptional regulator; this translates as MRSSGDGTAGGAPGRGLGESGPYPLHGSAADHVPRRPTAVAGSGGATSMASEEIGYRGPTACAAAGITYRQLDYWARTGLVEPSVRPAHGSGTQRLYSFRDVVVLKIVKRFLDTGVSLQNIRTAVQHLRACELHDLERLTLMSDGATVYECTSPDEVHALLQGGQGIFGIAVGVVWRDVESALSQLHGERVDTGETLVGHNPTDELARRRNRAV
- a CDS encoding bifunctional nuclease family protein; this encodes MNELDVVGVRVEMPSNQPIVLLREVGGDRYLPIWIGPGEATAIAFAQQGMAPARPLTHDLFKDVLEAVGQELTEVRITDLREGVFYAELVFASGVEVSARPSDAIALALRTGTPIYGSDGVLDDAGIAIPDEQEDEVEKFREFLDQISPEDFGTNSQ
- the ftsR gene encoding transcriptional regulator FtsR encodes the protein MLQTPSGGAGHGTAAADSGLMSIGTVLNALRDEFPEVTISKIRFLESEGLIEPQRTPSGYRKFSPRDVERLGHVLRMQRDHYLPLKVIREYLDAMERGEVAPPPTVGRQRDGEPVLEPGGPTAVRIGRAELLAAAEIGDEELEEWQSYGLIAPLPDGAYDAESVTVAALVAELGRFGIEPRHLRVMKAAADREAGLVDQVVAPLKRHRNPQTRALAEARSKELAGLTVKLHGALVRIALGVRQP
- a CDS encoding FHA domain-containing protein, with product MSALVCTRCGNRNAENSRFCSNCGAPLRAGVTPERPSETTSTISISGIEAYDAEITGQTQMPMLSPEAQAAVDALPLGSALLVVRRGPNSGSRFLLDGELTTAGRHPQSDIFLDDVTVSRRHVEFRRGQDGMFTVADVGSLNGTYVNRERIDQVDLSNGDEVQIGKYRLVFYASQRGY
- a CDS encoding DUF881 domain-containing protein; translated protein: MSDNHKNDKNDAVDKHPEAGERRLREELPEEISATPADAPDAHTVDAAADEESAPSLTGRQRLVKGLWPPRVTRAQLIVALLLFGLGFGLAVQVASTSDSDGALRGARQEDLVRILDELDDRTQRLEDEKQGLEDQRTELENSSDQAEEARKQTVEKERQLGILAGTVAAQGPGITLTIEDTKGTVEADMLLDAIQELRAAGAEAIQVNGVRVVAGTFLADEDGGGVSVDGNKIDAPYRFKVIGKPQDLEPALNIPGGVVQTLEKEQATVTVERAGKIVVDALRAAKQPDYARSSS